The Callospermophilus lateralis isolate mCalLat2 chromosome 3, mCalLat2.hap1, whole genome shotgun sequence genome has a segment encoding these proteins:
- the Insm2 gene encoding insulinoma-associated protein 2 codes for MPRGFLVKRTKRTGGSYRVRLAERVFPLLGPQVAPPFSLEVPSVSLPGAEQAAPPTQEDPGKGLTAEAAQKLSGSPCRAAGVSLGIGGQEGTEWRADDREGPRPSPSPAKPAGTELRRAFLERCLSSPVSAESFPGGAAAVATFSCSVAPATAPTSGEQFLLPLRAPFPEPALQPDPAPLSATLQGLKRASGSERRVKVPLGCAPGVTAAGIKKPKAMRKLSFADEVTTSPVLGLKIKEEEPGPPSRGLGGSRTPLGEFICQLCKEQYADPFALAQHRCSRIVRVEYRCPECDKVFSCPANLASHRRWHKPRPAAASAATVSSADGKPPPSLSSSCADSGSLASFPAEGKENSRAERTADQHPQVRDSSGEDQHQDSASHQGLQVLPHRESPLPQVSYREGVLGHQVSGPGSASSGGGSEIFICPYCYKKFRRQAYLRKHLGTHEAGSARALAPSFGPERRAPVSFACPLCGAHFPSADIREKHRLWHAVREELLLPALAGAPGEAPGPGGASDGSAQQIFSCKHCPSTFFSSPGLTRHINKCHPSESRQVLLLQMPLRPGC; via the coding sequence ATGCCGAGGGGCTTCCTGGTGAAGCGAACTAAACGGACAGGCGGCTCATACCGAGTGCGCCTAGCTGAGCGGGTCTTCCCCTTGCTGGGACCTCAGGTGGCGCCGCCCTTCTCCCTGGAGGTTCCCAGTGTCTCCCTTCCCGGTGCGGAGCAGGCGGCGCCCCCCACCCAAGAGGACCCCGGAAAGGGGCTGACGGCGGAGGCGGCCCAGAAACTGTCGGGGTCACCCTGTCGGGCGGCTGGGGTGAGCCTGGGAATAGGCGGGCAGGAAGGCACAGAATGGAGGGCTGATGACAGGGAGGGTCCCagacccagccccagccccgcaaAGCCGGCGGGCACCGAACTCCGCCGGGCGTTCTTGGAACGCTGCCTCAGCTCTCCTGTCTCCGCTGAGTCTTTCCCCGGTGGTGCCGCCGCTGTGGCTACTTTCTCCTGCTCGGTGGCTCCAGCAACCGCACCGACCTCGGGGGAACAGTTTTTGCTGCCGCTCCGGGCACCGTTCCCAGAGCCCGCGCTCCAGCCGGACCCTGCGCCCCTATCTGCCACCTTGCAGGGCCTGAAGCGAGCCTCTGGCAGCGAGCGCCGTGTCAAGGTACCTCTAGGCTGTGCTCCTGGAGTCACGGCTGCGGGAATCAAGAAGCCAAAGGCCATGAGGAAGTTAAGCTTTGCCGATGAGGTGACCACGTCCCCTGTCCTGGGCCTGAAGATTAAAGAGGAGGAACCGGGACCACCTTCCAGGGGCTTGGGTGGCAGCCGCACACCTTTAGGAGAGTTCATCTGCCAGTTGTGCAAGGAGCAGTACGCAGACCCCTTCGCGCTGGCTCAGCATCGTTGCTCCCGCATAGTGCGTGTTGAGTACCGCTGCCCCGAGTGCGATAAGGTCTTCAGTTGCCCTGCGAACCTCGCCTCCCATCGCCGCTGGCACAAGCCACGTCCTGCAGCAGCAAGCGCTGCCACAGTCTCCTCCGCCGACGGGAAACCACCTCCTTCATTGTCTTCATCTTGTGCGGACTCCGGGTCCCTTGCATCTTTTCCGGCAGAAGGGAAAGAGAATAGCAGGGCAGAGCGGACTGCGGATCAGCACCCGCAGGTCAGGGACAGCTCCGGGGAGGATCAGCACCAGGACAGTGCTTCGCACCAAGGCCTCCAGGTGCTTCCGCACCGGGAGTCACCATTGCCACAGGTCTCCTACCGAGAGGGGGTGTTGGGGCACCAGGTGTCTGGGCCGGGCAGTGCCAGTAGTGGTGGGGGATCTGAGATCTTCATATGCCCATATTGCTACAAAAAGTTTCGTCGCCAAGCTTATTTACGCAAGCACCTGGGAACTCACGAGGCAGGCTCAGCTCGTGCGCTAGCTCCCAGCTTTGGCCCCGAACGCAGGGCACCAGTCTCCTTCGCTTGCCCGTTGTGTGGAGCTCACTTCCCATCCGCAGATATCAGAGAGAAGCACCGGCTGTGGCACGCTGTCCGCGAGGAGCTGCTCCTGCCGGCTCTGGCGGGGGCTCCCGGTGAAGCACCAGGCCCTGGAGGTGCATCTGATGGAAGTGCTCAGCAAATTTTTTCATGCAAGCACTGCCCGTCCACTTTTTTTAGCTCTCCAGGGCTGACCCGGCATATCAATAAGTGCCACCCCTCAGAAAGCCGGCAAGTATTGCTGCTGCAGATGCCACTGAGACCGGGCTGCTGA